In the genome of Lactuca sativa cultivar Salinas chromosome 3, Lsat_Salinas_v11, whole genome shotgun sequence, the window tgaaaacttgttgttatctattcctaagcaatatctcataactcctaagaagtagctcaagaatccgatcttcaaactatgcgatagaaatccatctacgcgatcagattcagcatattctttctttaagttcctttacttttctttgattcttaaaacatcaccatgtgacctagtcacatcatgtatcaagaatctcagaatagaaacttaatagagttagatagtggactttacctgaagtagagtcaaacttattgactttaacatccttaggtaaatttggcagcttcgcaaccaatgccccttcccttggcaatataaacgtaTGGACCCTtagataatggtacacgagactatcacagacttagctttttctctttaccatttggtcaaccgagttgactatggccgatccctttccattgggaagagaatgctttactggatatccaatgtcatcattatcaatgtccataaagttttaggaagttgatcttagcaaatagataagatcattaagggtcttgtcatagtctatttcataggtgtcccaaaggaactcactatgtgacttagaaagtgattgaaccaccaactttctcaagactttgacacccaactctcccggcttgtcaatatgtgactacatctccaagatgtgttcacacctagaccttgccttgccaatagggcttgagtgaccttaaacttttcaagaacttgtgggttggggagaataattggaggaggtgaaagaagtatgatttccaaaggacatcatcttcatttaggaaaccttgtttcactagatttgggaagatcataggtgtctattacagacatcttttgggagatattcaagatagttgatttaaagtccttaatatgacacccaatatgaaatattaaggctaggacccaacaaactattttataacttagaagagatatgccgtaatccaagctataaaatatttgaaggtaggtgaatgacgattcaccaatttccaccaagataaatgaaatgaattattaggttttaattggttttgaaactcctagatctttgagattcattgaacttttcaaaggcatgtttcaatctcgagtgtgcccttcaggttttgtgactgggatgccgaggatcacaaaacaaggtgtgaaataaccatgcaaatcacttggtacccttaataaattacccctcaatcgatgtgccggttaaccacacacgctccatcgatactatgataaatattaagtcaccctttacctaccttgttaagtccaagttagtgtgccggttaaccacacacgctccactaacgacttagacaaagtgtaaagtgtaatttcatgggttagcaccttattcacatttttcctaagtaactaagattgggtattattaagagtttagttacttagtattatcattaatacttttaatgaagggagaattctagtcctgtcaaacccattcggctaacgaccctccaccagtcaagcaagcggtgggtgagagtggacacccattaagttgccattttataggcaacaaccttatacccaccttatagaccggcttcgtgaatgaggcgtactagcggtaagactgactttactcttatacatatatatattattaacttataatattataaagtataagggttgaattttaacttttaaaattctaagggctaacttggaattaaagtattcataagtgaaaactttacaaattccaaaacttgagggcaagttttgaaactattcaaaactaattaattccataacttatgtgtttaaagtagttttaatccaaaaactcttcaagttccataacttgaggacaagttatggaagactttaaactaataaaagaattaactttttctttattttataacttatggaattaattaaggttacactttttttttaatttattatttaatgaagagactcttggtcctccataacttgaggacaaattatggagtcataacaccttttaattagaactagactcttcatttttgtaacctttgccaacttttatgagttttaagattcataaatgtgacttataagttacataaacacattttatgaacttcttttagattaatttggattaaaaccaactatcacataattttattcattaatctaaattcactcataaaacaaggtaacacaaaaaacttttggtgatccataacttattcttaagttatggaatcctttaaaacattaacaccaaatttttgtaactccataaaaactttgaatcaattttttttttaaaaccttttcatatccataacttatggaggtttcaaaaaataaaactctttagatcaaacttttaaaactaataaaataatcatattattttatcttttattaaatttgacctaattcaactcataaagcaaattattcaaattttacaaataattagtttttcacaagaacaagtaattatcttaaaatttgacaaacttcatgtttttttttccaactttgaaaataaaatatttgcatcaatataacagaaaacaacccgtggctctgataccactgttgggttttgagcattctaacacttcctaagtgtacatgcaaccctaaataccttggatctatgttttctctattatacatgcaaataagaacatccaaggtattatcctaatctagcatacaaaaactatgaatgtaacaagatagaatacatacctcttgatgtagcttgatgtcttcaagctttaagagcttagccccaatagtgtggaagcctcaagtggaatcacaaatcaccaagacaccttggaatactttagagaatatgattacttggttctctctagtgaaattggctagccctcatagTGTATCCAcacactagtgcctatttcaccaaccaaagacatctttatatagtatggaggattagggttaaaccctaatacccatgacctttcatttcctaggatccatgggttaaacactccatggactatccatgaaagcttagcccaacctaaatgaacttggcccattccatatatatataagagtcgatatttaattagttccttttgatcacttaattaattataaattaattcttgatcaatactaattaaataatatgattccatattaatatattagaacttataatatattaatattaatcataaacatactattctcaaaagattatccatataaattgtgtcggtgaagtgcaacccaaatggaccatgccgggtcgggtcaagtacataccaaatatagttatggacttagacattaatccaacagtaagtTCTCTGGCCAATCTAGAGAATACATACACAGAACCTAAACCAtcatctaacttgaccgtcggagcgttaTTCCGGGAGCTCCTCCCGGAAAGCGGCTGACGACCTTTGTTCTCTGTGATTTTGCAGCGGTGATCAAGCTACCAGGAAGAGCCTAACCGATACACAAGCAAAGTCTCAAAGAGGACGAGGTTCCATCATTTGGCGCGATCCGTTTGTGAGACGCAGAACACAAACGAAAAGCACGAATACGAGCTTCAATGGCGTCCAACGATAACGAAGGACAACCAAATAGCCCCATACGTCCCATGACGACGTTGGACGAAATGCCACCGCCTGCAACGGCCAGCAGGGTTGTTTTGGGTGAAGGAAGTTCTACAACAATCGCCGGAAACGTTTCACAACCGTCGTTTCCTCCTCAAGAAACAACTCCGGTGGAGCTACTTCCGTCTGCACAGCTTCAGATGTCACCGTTCTTCACGCCGTCACTGCAACAAACACGAGCAATCTACTCGGCGACACCCCCGTTGAGTTACATTTCCAACCTTCCGCTGTCGTTTGCAGCACCTTCGCCGCTTCAGGCAACAGGTGGTCAGAGTTCCACAACCCTATTACCACCGTTGGCGCAAACCATGATGAGCCATTCACCACTCGTTTACCCGACAACCTGTACATGGATCGGATCGACCATATCTGCAAACAACAATGTGCAACACCCGGTAACAATCAACCCCGCTACATTCATACCCCCTTTTCCACTAGCTATCCTTTCCAATTACCATTCCAGTCATACCCCTTTTACGGACCAAGTCCGGGCTACCTTACGCCACCACCGCATGGCATGAACTCCCAATTCCAGCAGGGGATGTCAACCATACCAGGCCAGGATGGTTTTTCCCGAAGCGTAACGTCTCCGTTCGTCAAAGAGTTATTGAATTACGAGATACCAAATACTGCAAAACTCCTAACACTCAAAACATATAATGGAACCACCGACCCAGACAGTCACATCGACACATATGAATGGACGATGACGTCGCTAAAGCTTAACGAGAAGTTTTGGTGCACATACTTCCCAACAACGCTCGAGGGCAACACCGGCACGTGGTTCAAAACACTACAGCCAGGCAGTATTTCAAACTTTGCTCAGCTCAAGTATcttcttctcaccaacttcatgCAGCTACGCAAATACAAGGGAGACTCTCACTCCATTATTGGCTGTAAACAAAGAGATGGGGAATCTGTACGAGAATACTTTACAAGATTCACAAACGACACGCTAGATGTACCAGGGCATGACGAAGGTCTTATAGCCGAAGCCTTCACGTGGGGACTTCTGCCAGGACCTTTGTCACAAAAACTCATGGGAAAAAATCCCTTAACACGAGCCGAGTTGAAGGAAAGAGTAGAACGATACCTACGACAAGAGGATGTGAAGCGGCTAAGCAAGCTTACTTGAAGGCTATGAAGACCACCAAGCATCACCAGCCAAGTCATACGGACTTTCAAGGAGGTGGAAGAGATCATAGTCATGCAAGAAGACCGCCACACACTTTCGACCATTCACCAGAGACGACAAACGGGGTCGCCGCCCGGAAGTATACACAGTGTCTGGGAAACAGCAACCGGCCAAGTCACCCAAGATCCGGTACTGTGAATACCATAAAAGTAAGACGCACGATACGGTTAACTGCTCGGTGCTAAGAAAGGAGATGGATGAGAAGAAACTCAAAGGAGATCTGGTGGAGGTGGCACAGAGCCTACGCGCCAAGTTCGATGCCGAGAATGCCAAGGGCCCATCCCATAAGGGGGCTCAGCCCAGGGAGATATTCATGATACGCAACAAGAGAAGCAGGGAGGAATAATGGGGAGAACAAATGACCATTAAACCTTCAGCGCGCACGCTCATGTTCTCCATTCAGGATCCCAGGCCGGCTGGTTGGAAGGGCGACAACCCGTTAATAATACAAGCATCTATCAGAGACGTGACTATCCACTGGGTCTATATCGACACCGGAAGTTCAACATACATCATCTATGAGCACTGTTTCCGACTCCTCCCTGATCGCTGGAAAGATAACTTGCGATTTACGACTGGTAGGCTAGTGGGATTCACCGGCCATAGCATGTGGTTGCTGGGTACAATCCACCTTCCCCTGACAATTACCAGCCATGACAAACACCGAAAGAAAACTGCCCTGGTAGACTTCGTGGTCATCCGACACGCAACGGAGCACAACATCATCCTAGGAAGATCAGCCCTCTTGAAGTTAGGAGCAATACCATCAACCATACATGGAATTATGAAATTTGACACACCGAAAGGCAAAGCCATGATACTAGCTACTCCGTCTAAAGAGTTGCAGTGCTATACAGTTATGAAGCCAGTAGAAATAACCAAAGGGTGTAAAAGACCCAGAGGCAATCTCGTAAAGGAGAAGGATATAATCAATGAAAACCACCCTGATCAGCCGATCAATGTGGGATGCGACCTCCCAGATCACACGAGAAGAGCGCTGGTCGACTTGCTCAAACGCTATAAGCATGTGTTCGCATGGACTCCTACAGACATGGTGGGAGTAGAAAGGAGGGTCATGGAACACAAACTAATGATCAGACCAGGAGCAAAAGAAGTAAAGCAGAAGAAGAGGGTCCAGGGGGGAGACCGTAACAGGGCGATTAATGCAGAAGTGACCAAGCTGACGGAGGATGGGATATTAAGGGAGGCAATATTCCCAACATGGATCGCGAACCCAGTTATGGTCCGCAAGCAGGATGGATCGTGGCGTATGTGCATAGACTTCTCTGACCTAAACAAGGCATGCCCTAAGGACTGCTATCCCCTCCCGGAGATCGATCAGAAGGTAGAGTCACTACAGGGATTTAAACTGAAATGCTTTCTGGATGCATATAAGGGATATCACCAAATCTTGATGAGCAAGGAAGACGAAGAGAAGACTGCCTTCTATACGGATCATGGCACTTTTTGCTACACTAAGATGCCTTTCAGATTAAAGAACGCAGGGGCAACATATCAACGCCTAGTCGATTCGATATTTGTCAAGCAGATTGGAAGGAACATCGAGGTGTACATGGATGATATGGTAATTAAAATCCCGGATGAGGAAAGGATGCTGCAAGACATCGAGGAAACATTCAGATGCTAGAAGCGGTCAAAATCAAGCTAAACCCAACTAAGTGCACGTTTGGAGTAGAGGAGGGGCAATTCCTGGGATACTATGTCACCAGACAGGGCGTCCAACCTAGCCTGACCAAGGTTGACGAGTTCATCGAGACGCCAAGCCCAAACTCTCTTCGCGATGCACAAGGTCTGAACAGGAAGCTTACAGCACTGAGCAAATTCATTTCGAAATCGGCCGAAAGGCCATGCCACTGTTCCACACCTTAAAGGGATGCATGGGGAAAAGCAACTTCCAGTGGACAAACGAGGCAGAGAAGGCGCTCCAGAAAATCAAAGAAGCGCTACACGAACTGACGACATTGGCCACCCCTATCCCTGGAGAAACGTTACAAATGTATCTGTCAACATCAAATGAACCAATATCCTCGGTATTGGCTGTGGAAAGGGAGGGGGAACAAAGGCCGGTGTACTTTGTCAGTAGAGCTCTACAAGGACCGGAACTCAATTACCCCACACTAGAGAAATTGGTATTAGCACTCATCTATGCCGTGAGACGACTCAGGCAATACTTCCAGGCGCACCAAATTGAGGTACTCACGAGCCACCCCATTAAACAGATCTTGCTGAAGCCAGAGACGTCAGGGCGGCTGGCCAAGTGGGCAATTGAGCTGGGGGAACACGACATAAGCTACCGCCCAAGAACGAGTATCAAGGGGCAGGCGCTAGCCGACTTCTTACTGGAAATCCCAGACGGAGGGAGCCCGACAAAGGAGAAGGTGTGGGTAGTTGAAGAGGCCCCGACGAAATAGGGTTCATGGACCC includes:
- the LOC111890354 gene encoding uncharacterized protein LOC111890354: MTIKPSARTLMFSIQDPRPAGWKGDNPLIIQASIRDVTIHWVYIDTGSSTYIIYEHCFRLLPDRWKDNLRFTTGRLVGFTGHSMWLLGTIHLPLTITSHDKHRKKTALVDFVVIRHATEHNIILGRSALLKLGAIPSTIHGIMKFDTPKGKAMILATPSKELQCYTVMKPVEITKGCKRPRGNLVKEKDIINENHPDQPINVGCDLPDHTRRALVDLLKRYKHVFAWTPTDMVGVERRVMEHKLMIRPGAKEVKQKKRVQGGDRNRAINAEVTKLTEDGILREAIFPTWIANPVMVRKQDGSWRMCIDFSDLNKACPKDCYPLPEIDQKVESLQGFKLKCFLDAYKGYHQILMSKEDEEKTAFYTDHGTFCYTKMPFRLKNAGATYQRLVDSIFVKQIGRNIEVYMDDMVIKIPDEERMLQDIEETFRC